The Streptomyces sp. A2-16 sequence TCGGTCCTGACCTTCGAGCCGGCCGGCGAGCGGACCAGGATCGTGATGAGCACGGTGTTCCCCACCAAGGAGCTCCGCGACGAGGCCGTGGAGAAGTACCACGCGATCGAGGGCGGCGAGCAGACGCTGAGCAACCTGGCGGCCTACGTCACGGAGGTCGCCCGGGAGCGTTCCACGGAGCGGCGGGAAGGGACGGTGCGCTGATGGCCGGAAAGGTGTTCTTCAGCGTGACGATGTCGCTGGACGGCTTCATGGCGCCCGAGGCCGTGTCCGTCGAGTACGTGTTCTCGCCCGAGGGCCGCGACGACCCGAGGGTCCGGCGCTGGATGACGAAGTGGTCGGAACTCCAGGCCTGGCTGCTGCCGCAGCGCTGGTTCCGGGAGAACCTCAAGCTCGGCGACGGCGGCGAGGAAGGACTCGACAACGACATCGCACGAGCGACCCACGAGCGCACCGGTGCGAGCGTGATGGGCAAGCGCATGTTCGACGGCGGCGAACTGGCATGGCCGGAGGAGGCGCCGTTCCACACCCCCGTGTTCGTCGTCACCCACACGGAGCGCACGCCGTGGGAGCGGCCGGGCGGTACCACCTTCCACTTCGTCAACGACGGGATCGAGAGCGCGCTGCTGCGGGCCCGCGAGGCCGCCGGCGAACGGGACGTGCGCATCGCGGGCGGTGCCGAGACGATCCAGCAGTACCTGGACAGCGGCCTTATCGACGAGTTCTCGATCACGCTCGCGCCCGTGCTGTTCGGCTCCGGGATCCGCCTGTTCGACCACGTGGACCCCGACCGACTCGCCCTCGACCAGGCCCGCACGGACACATCGTCCCGGGTGACCCATCTGACCTACACGGTCTCGAAGCGGTAGCTCTCGTTGCCACGAGTGGGCGCGGCAACGTGTCCGGTGGGTCAGCACGGATTCTGTCCGGTCCCTTACTGCTGACTCTCCCTCAACCCACGAGCGACGTGCCGTGCTTCACACTGTGGATGCCGCTGACCGTGGAACAAGGGGAGGCGGGTGACCGTTCATCAGTATGTGGCTGCGGAGGGGACAGTGTCCCCGGGCCTCACCCCTGGCCCATGGGGACGATCGTCCGGCTGAAGCCCCATGGAGCCCCCCGCCGAGAGGCGACCGCCCTCCGCACGCCCGCTCACGGCCCCGGCTGGTCTCCCCCGTCCAGCCGGGGCCGTCTGCTACCAACCGGGCAGTGCCTCGCCGAGAGTGAGGCCGGTGGCCGCGAGCCACTCGTCCTGCACGTCCCGGTTCCTGGTCCCGATGGAGAGGTAGACACCGTGCCTGCCCGGCGCCGGTTCTGAGCTCTGCGAGGTCCAGACGCTGTTCAGGCACAGCTGGACGCCGCACAGCTTGCTGGAGGGCAGTCCGCGCAGTCCGGCGTCCCAGCCGACGTCGAAGGACAGCGGGCCGACGTCCGCGACCAGGGCGTCGATGTCGGCCTCCCTGCAGGTTTCCTCCAAGCGGCCGAGCACGTACGACGGCCAGGCGTCCCGCCAGGGTTGCAGGCAGATGTCCGCAGGGAGCGGCCAGAGCTGCTCCAGCTCGGGTGTCAGCTCCACCGTCACCTCGTACGGACAGTCGCCGCGCGGTACGCCCAGCGCCTGCAGCCGCGCCCAGAAGTCCTCGAGATCCGTCTCCGGAAAGCGCGTACCGGCATGTGTCATGAAGCGGCCTTCGCGAAAGCGGGTGACGGCGTGAACATACTGCTCCGCCGTGACGACCTGGCCGGTCCAGGGGATGTTCGGATCGTCCACCCACTCGGCGAATTCCTGAAGGAGCTCGCGTGCGCGACGCAGAGCACTCTGCGCGTCCGGCAGCGGTTCCAGAACTTCGTACAGCAACGACATCCCCACAGGCGACCTCCGCGGGAAGCGTAAGCGCAACTGAGCAGCGTTCTCACCTGGTTTGACGCGCCTGGAGACGGGGTTCGAGAGGCCGTCCCGCTGGGTGAGAGCCACGGTGTGAGGTGAACGCGAAGTCGTCGATGCCGTCGAGCCCGGTCGCCCGGATCCAGACCGGGCCCGCGGAGCCGTTTCGGCGGACGGGGATCCGCAGCAGCGTCCCACGGTCGGTGTCGGACACCCGGACCGCGTCGTCGTGCACCTTGATCCCGTTGGTGCCGAAGCCGGTTCCGGACGGGATGGGGGTGAGCGCCGTCGTCGCGGCCCACGCGGTGCGCTGTCCTCCTGTCACCGGCACGCGCCGGACGGTCCCCAGTACCGAGTCGGCGGCGTAGAGCATCCCTCGGTGCTCGTCGAGGGCGAGGTCGTTGGGCAGCCCGTCGGCCGACAGATGCCGGTCCCGCCGGTGCCGGTGGCGTAGGTGACGTAGAGGGTGCCGTCGTGAGCGCGGGCGATGCCGAGGACGATGGCGTTGTGGACGACGGGGGTGTCCGGATGCGCGACGGCGGGCAGGGGCACGCGTCGGCGGATGTTCCCGTCCCGGGTGACGTTGGCGGCCTGGCGGGCGAAGGCGAAGGGCAGGTCGGCGGAGCCGTCGGGTTCGATGCGATGTTCTCGAGTGTCCCGCCCGCGGCGAAGTCGAAGTGGGCGACGACGCGCGGCCGCGACACGACCGGCTCGTCTCCGGAGGCGGGAGCCGGGGCATGAACCTCTCCTTGAGTCGTTGAGCTGCGGCACGGGCCACCGGTGCGGCGGCGCCACAGGCAGGCTGCGGCACGCCGACCGGTGACCTGCGCAGTCACCGGGGAGATCGCCCTCGTGGCCCACGGATCGAGAGGGACGGTCACCCGGCACGAGCCGGAGCGGACCACGCGGGTGTGTGGGTCAGCGCAGACCGGCGAAGAGGTCGTTCTCGGGCAGTGCAGCGCCCGTGGTGTCCCGGACGCGTGCGAAGGTCTCCACGCCCATGAACTCGCCGAACCTCTCCTTGCCCATCTTGAGGAAGAAGATGTTCTCGCCCTGACTGGCGTGCGCGGCCAGCGCGTCGAACTTCTGGCCACTGAACCCGGTGGTGTCCACCCAGGTGGTGACCTCGTCGTCCGGGAGACCGATCTCGGCCATCGCGGCCGCCTCGGCCGGATCCGGCTCCGGCATGTCCTCGTTGAACTCGCGCATGATCTCGCCGAACCGGCCCATCATCGAGCGGGGCATGGTGGTCCAGTACACCTTCGGCGTCAGTTCGGTCATCTCAAGCGCCGCCATCGTGATGCGGTGGGCCTGGATGTGGTCGGGGTGACCATAGAAGCCGTTCTCGTCATAGGTGACGACCACATCAGGCCGGTAGTGCCGCATCAGTTCCGCGAGTCGGGCCGCGCCTTCCTCCACCGGGGTCCGCCAGAAGGATCCGGGGGCGTCATTGCTGGGCCAGCCCATCATTCCGGAGTCGGCGTAGTCCAGCATCTCAAGATCGCTGATCTTCAGGACCTCACAGCTCGCCTCGAGTTCCTGCCTGCGCATCAGGGCGACCGCCGCCGGGTCGTGCCCGGGCTCACCTGGCTTGACGCCCCCTGGTCCGTCACCGCAACCGCCGTCGGTACAGGTCACGAGAACCGTGCGGAAGCCTTCCGCCGCGTACCGCGCGAGGACCCCTCCGGTTCCGGTGGCCTCGTCGTCCGGGTGGGCGTGTACCGCCATCAGCGTCAAGGGCCGGTCAGTCATGAAAACAGTCCTCCTGCGGAAATGAATCCTGGTTCGAAGCGCGATGGGCGTACCGCGGTCCTGGGGACCGGATCCCGGTCGGACGGCCGACCTCGTGGTCTCCGTGTCCCCGCCCGTGCGGCGCCGGTCCCTCGGTCGATGCAACCCCGCCGACGGGACCCGCTGTTCCCGGCACCGCCGCTCGGCTTCCCAGGCGTGTCCCAGGCATGTGCGTACCTACGCGAACCAGACACAGGCGCGCCCTGCACGGCTCGGCGCCCGCCCGACCGCCGCGCGGCCGCCGCAGAAGAAACCCGCGGCGTCCCGTACAACCCTTGCGCCCCACCGGAAGTCTCTTGATCGCCAACCACCCGTGTCCCCCAGGACAACACCTGGCAAACGCGGACGGTCCGCACCCCATCGACGCGGATGCCCGCCAGGCATCCCCCGCATGCCGCAGGAGAATCCCGCATGCACCAGAAGCACCATCCGCACCTCAGACTCGCCCTCGCGACGGCCGCCGCGGCCGCGCTGACGGGCGGTCTGTTGACAGTCACCGCGACGACGGCGACGGCCGCCGACTCGTTCAAGGTCCCGAAGGCCGACTTCAACGGCGACGGCATCGGCGACGAGGTGGCCTCGGCCCCCGGCGCCTCCGTCAGCGGCCACGCCGACGCCGGCCAGGTCGTCGCCCTCTACGGCAGCGCCGGCAACGGCATCACCTCGGCCAAGCGCTCGGTCCTCAGCCAGAACTCCGGCACCGTGCCCGGCAGCGCCGAGACCGGCGACCTGTTCGGCGGCGCGACGGCGTACGCCGACTTCAACGGCGACGGCTACGACGACCTCGCCGTGGCCTCGCCGTACGAGAAGGTCGGCACCGACACCGACGGCGGCGCCCTCGCGATCCTCTGGGGCTCGGCGAGCGGCCTCACCGGCAAGGCCAGCGACGTGCCCGACCCGGCCGTCTCCTCGCACGACAACTGGGGACTCGCCCTGGCCGCCGGCGACTTCGACGGCGACGGCAAGGCCGACCTGGCCGTCGGCAGCTCGTCCGCGACCCTCTACGTCTACAAGGGCGGCTTCAGCAGCTCCACCGGCCAGCCCGGCGGACGCTACACCGTCAAGCCCCCGATCATGCCCGGCTCCTCCGGCTTCCCGTACGGCCCGCAGCAGCTCACCGCCGGTGACGTGAACGGCGACGGCCGCACCGACCTCGTGGTCGACGGCTACGAGACGCAGACCGAGAACGGCTGGAACACCAACTACTACGTGCCCGGCACCGCGAGCGGTCTGAGCGTCGCCGGCGTCAAGACCCTCAAGCCGGGCATCGTCACCGGCATCGGCGACATCAACG is a genomic window containing:
- a CDS encoding dihydrofolate reductase family protein; the encoded protein is MAGKVFFSVTMSLDGFMAPEAVSVEYVFSPEGRDDPRVRRWMTKWSELQAWLLPQRWFRENLKLGDGGEEGLDNDIARATHERTGASVMGKRMFDGGELAWPEEAPFHTPVFVVTHTERTPWERPGGTTFHFVNDGIESALLRAREAAGERDVRIAGGAETIQQYLDSGLIDEFSITLAPVLFGSGIRLFDHVDPDRLALDQARTDTSSRVTHLTYTVSKR
- a CDS encoding PIG-L family deacetylase, whose protein sequence is MTDRPLTLMAVHAHPDDEATGTGGVLARYAAEGFRTVLVTCTDGGCGDGPGGVKPGEPGHDPAAVALMRRQELEASCEVLKISDLEMLDYADSGMMGWPSNDAPGSFWRTPVEEGAARLAELMRHYRPDVVVTYDENGFYGHPDHIQAHRITMAALEMTELTPKVYWTTMPRSMMGRFGEIMREFNEDMPEPDPAEAAAMAEIGLPDDEVTTWVDTTGFSGQKFDALAAHASQGENIFFLKMGKERFGEFMGVETFARVRDTTGAALPENDLFAGLR
- a CDS encoding FG-GAP and VCBS repeat-containing protein, which encodes MHQKHHPHLRLALATAAAAALTGGLLTVTATTATAADSFKVPKADFNGDGIGDEVASAPGASVSGHADAGQVVALYGSAGNGITSAKRSVLSQNSGTVPGSAETGDLFGGATAYADFNGDGYDDLAVASPYEKVGTDTDGGALAILWGSASGLTGKASDVPDPAVSSHDNWGLALAAGDFDGDGKADLAVGSSSATLYVYKGGFSSSTGQPGGRYTVKPPIMPGSSGFPYGPQQLTAGDVNGDGRTDLVVDGYETQTENGWNTNYYVPGTASGLSVAGVKTLKPGIVTGIGDINGDGYGDIVTGAGWDATTGDGQTIPDSANGGKVSITYGSASGPASTTGITQNTGNVPGSSEKGDAFGWDLDLGDVNGDGYQDLVVSTPNEDLGSVTNAGMVTVLYGTASGINTSTGLQSFEQNTTGVPGTSEKNDLFGADVKLDDVNGDGKADLVIGSYEDGGDGAVTYLPSTGTKIGTTGSRALSVTAVGVSTSGTAQFGALFAD